The genomic stretch GCCACCTGCGTGATGAACTTCGACGGCGCCGAGGGCTATCTGCTGGGCCAGCCGCACAAGGGCCTGCAGGCGATGTTCGTGATGATGAACTCGGCCCGCCTGGGCGTGGGCGTGCAGGGCCTGGGGCTGTCCGAGCGCGCTTACCAGAACGCGCTGCGCTATGCCCGCGAGCGCCTGCAGTCGCGTTCGCTGTCCGGCCCGAAGAACCCCGACAAGCCGGCCGACCCGCTGCTGGTGCACCCTGACGTGCGCCGCATGCTGCTGACCCAGAAGGCGCTGATCGAAGGCGGCCGCCTGCTGTCGATGCAGGCCTACGCGCTGCTGGACCAGGCCGAGAAAGCCGCCGATCCCGCCGAGCGCGAGCGGGCCGAGACCCTGGTCAGCTTCCTCACCCCGATCTCCAAGGCCTGCCTGACCGAATGGAGCATCGAGAACACCTACAACGCCCTGCAGTGCTTCGGCGGCCACGGCTACATCCATGAGCACGGCATGGAGCAGTACGCCCGCGACGCCCGCATCACCACGCTGTACGAAGGCACCACCGGTATCCAGTCGCTGGACCTGATCGGCCGCAAGACCGCGGCGACGCAGGGCGCGGGGCTGAAGCTGTTCATCGCCGAGGTGGAAGCCTTCGCCAAGCAGCACGAAGGCGACGCCGCGCTTGCCGAATTCATCGCACCGCTGCGCGCCAAGTGCGGCGAGTGGGGCAAGCTCACCATCGAGACGCTGACCCGCGCGGCCAGCAATCCGGAAGAGCTGGGCGCGGCGAGCACCGACTACCTGTTCTATTCGGGCTACGTGGTGCTGGCCTACTGGTGGGCACGCAGCGTCGCGGCCGCGAATGCATCCGACCGCCCGCAGGCGTTCAAGGACGCCAAGCGCGACACCGCGCGCTTCTACTTCGGCCGCATCCTGCCGCGCACGCTGGCGCACAAGGCCGCCATCGAAGCCGGCGCCGGCACGCTGATGGCGATGCCGGACGAGGGCTTCGGCGCCTACTGACCCCCAACACGCGCCCGGCACCCGCCGGGCGCGTCGTCTGCGCCTCCGGTACACAAACCGTCATCGAAGGCGTATAAGCTGGTTTCCCGATGGAGACCGATACAGCGACATATCGCACGGCCCATACCGGCGACCCGACCGCTGCACTGCACGCGGACAGCTTCGTTTCCGCCGACGCCACCGGTTTCTCCCCGCATCTGCGCCTGCTCGGGCTCGACGCCCACGGCCGCGCGCTTGACTGGCTGAGCTGGCAGGACGCCACCTGCCTGTATGCCCGCGGCGCGGTGGCATGGACGCTGGGCGACCCCTGCCTCAGCATCCACGGCGGCATCAGCCGCCGCAGCGGCGAGCGCAGCGTCCTGCACCTGCATCCCATCATCGCCGCGCGCGGCCACGTCCGTCCGGCGGCGATCGACCCCACGCCCACGCTCACCAACCAAGCGCTGTTCGCCCGCGACCAGCAGCTGTGCCTTTACTGCGGCCGCCAGTACCACCGCGGCACGCTCACCCGGGACCATGTGCAGCCGGTGTCCAAGGGCGGCCTCGACATCTGGGAGAACGTCGTCACCGCCTGCTTCCCATGCAATTCGCGCAAGGGCAACCGCACCCCACAACAGGCCGACATGCCGCTGCTGGCCGTGCCCTACCGACCCAGCTGGGTGGAGCACCTGATCCTCTCCAACCGGAACATCCTGGCCGACCAGATGGCTTTCCTGCGCGCGCAGCTGCCGAAGAATCCGCGCCGCGGCCCGTGAACCGCCACGCGGCCAGGAACCCGCCCGCCAAACCTGCGCATCCCGCCATCCCGGCGCAAACACCACTCCGCGCGCCCCGATGCCCCGCTGACGGCGCCGCTGCCTTCACGGGCGCCGTGCAGGCGGCGTATGTGATTCCGCATTGACGCACGCGCCGCGCTTGGCAACACTCGAACCGGGTTTACCGGCTGTGGGGACGGGGATGGCACTGACGCTTGGCACTACGGGAATGGATCGCGCGACCGAGGCGGAGGTTGCCGCCGCGTTCAAGATCGCCAATGCGGAAACCGGCCACCGCTGGAGCTTCGTCGAAGGCGATGCGGCCGATTACGTGATCATCGATATGGACAGCCTGTACGGCCCGATGAGCTGGCTGCGCCTGCACGGCCTGGGCCGCAAGGTGATCGCGCTGACCTCGGCGGACCGCCAGCAGACCGACTACCGCCTGCCGCAGCCGGTCAGCGCCACCGACCTTGCGGTGCTGCTCAGCGAGATCGCGGGCGATGCGGACGCTGCGCCCGCCGGCATCCCATCCAAGCCCGCGCCCGCCCCCGAGCCCGAACCGGCCGCAGTACCGGAACCCGCGCCCATCGTGGCGCAGGCTCCGGAGCCCGCGCCGGAGCCCCCGCGCATGTCGGATCCGGAGCCGGAGCCTGCGCAGGAACCCGATCAGCCCACACCTGCCGCTGAACCTGCACCACCTGCGACGCGAACGCTGCAGCAGTGGCTGGCTCCCGGCGCGCTGCATCAGCGGGTCCGCCTGCAGCGCCCCGACGCCCCGACGTTGCTGATCGACCCACAGGCCGGCAGCTGGCATGGCCCGGCCACGCTCAAGCCGCTGGCGCCCTGCTTCGCCGACGAGCTACTGGAAAGCGACTTTGCCACGCCCGACGCCGCGGCCTGGGAGGCCGAAGCCGCCGCGCAGGGCCCGGCCCAGCCGCTGTCGCGCCTGCAATGGCTGGGCGGACTGGTGTCCGGCGCCGCCGTCGAAGGCCGCTACCTGCTGAAGAAGTGGCCACAGACCGAGCGCGAATATCCCAAGCACTTCCGCATCGCCACGGTGATGATGAAGGGGCCGGCCGATGTCGCCGAGATCGCCGAGGCCAGCGGGGTGAGCCCGGCGGAAGTGGCCGACTTCATCAATGCCAACCTCGCCACCGGCTACGCCGAAGTGGCGGAGGTGCCGGCGCCGCCGGCGCCGCCATCGCCGCGCACCACCGGGTTGTTCGGGCGCATCCGCGGCCACTGAGCGCCGCGCCGCTTCATCGCGGCGCTTCAGCGCGTACCATTTGCAGACTCACTTCCCGGAGACTGCCGTGACCCTGCGCCTTGCCCCCCTTGCCTGCGCCGTGCTGCTGCTGACCGCCTGCGGCGGCAAGCCCGACGCGACGGACGCTGCCGCCCGCCCGGCTGGCCCGGAAGAGAAAGTCCTCAACGTCTACAACTGGTCCGACTACATGGCCGAGGACACCATCGCCAACTTCGAGAAGGCGACCGGCATCAAGGTCAACTACGACGTCTATTCCGAGAACGAGACGCTTGAGACCAAGTTGACCGCCGGCAGCAGCGGCTACGACGTGGTGTTCCCGTCCGCGCGCCCGTTCGCGCAGCGCCAGATCAAGGCCGGGCTGTACCTGCCGCTGGACAAGGCGAAGGTGCCGAACCTGTCGCACCTCGACCCCGCGATCCTGCAGGGGCTGGCCGACATCGACCCGGGCAACGCCTACGTGGTGCCGTACATGTGGGGCACCACCGGCCTGGGCATCAACGTTGACAAAGTGAAGGCGGCGCTCGGCGAAAACGCGCCGATCGATTCGTGGAACCTGCTGTTCGACCCGGCCAACGCCGCCAAGCTGGCCAAGTGCGGCATCAGCGTGCTGGACGACGACCAGGAGGCCTTCGGCGCCGCGCTGATCTGGAAGGGCAAGGACCCGAACGCCGGCGCCGCCGACGAGATCGACACGGTCAAGCAGGTGTATGCCGCGATCCGCCCGCACATCCGCACCTTCAACAACGCCGAGTACAAGGACGCGCTGGCCAACGGCGACGTGTGCGTGGCGATGGGCTACTCGGGCGACATCCTCGGTGCCGCCGACGCCGCGGCCGAAGCGGCCGAAGCCACCGGCAAGCCGGCGCCCGACATCCGCTACGTGATCCCGAAGGAGGGCGCGATCCGCTGGGTGGACGTGATGGCGATCCCCAAGGACGCCAAGCACCCGGGCAACGCGCAGGCCTTCATCGACTACCTGCTGGACCCGAAGGTCTCCGCCGCGATCACCGACGCGGTGGGCTACGCGAACCCGAACAAGGACGCCACCGCGCTGGTCGACCCCGACATCGCGAACAACCAGGGCGTGTACCCGCCGGAAGCCGTGCGCGCCAAGCTGGTCGACCCCAAGTCCCTGCCGGAAGCCGTGCAGCGCCAGCGCGTGCGCGCCTGGACCGCGATCAAGAGCGGACGCTGAGGTGGCGCTGGCCATCCGTTCCGCCGCGCCGCTGGAGCCGTGGAAGGACCCGGCGGCGCAGCCGTTCCTGCGGATCGAGGGCATCACCAAGACCTTCGGCAAGCTGTACGCCTGTGATGACATCTCGCTGGACGTGTACCGCGGCGAGTTCTTCGCGCTGCTGGGCGGGTCCGGTTCCGGCAAGAGCACCCTGCTGCGCATCCTGGCCGGGCTGGAAACGCCCGACCGCGGCCGCGTGCTGATCGACGGCGTCGACGTCACCGCGCTGCCGCCGTACCAGCGGCCGGTGAACATGATGTTCCAGAGCTATGCGCTGTTCCCGCACATGAGCGTGGCGCAGAACATCGCCTTCGGCCTGAAGCAGGACGGCCTGGGCGCGGGTGAGATCAAGGATCGCGTGCAGCAGATGCTGGAGCTGGTGCAGATGCCGCAGCTGGGCGCGCGCAGGCCGGCGCAGCTGTCCGGCGGCCAGCGCCAGCGCGTGGCGCTGGCGCGTGCGCTGGCCAAGCAGCCCAAGCTGCTGCTGCTGGACGAACCACTGGGCGCGCTGGACAAGCGCCTGCGCGAGCGCACCCAGTTCGAGCTGGTCAACATCCAGGAGCGCGTGGGCACCACTTTCGTGATGGTCACACACGACCAGGAAGAAGCGATGACCATGTCCAGCCGCATCGCGGTGATGGACGCGGGCCGCATCGTGCAGGTGTCCACGCCCGCCGCCCTGTACGAATACCCCTCCACCCGCTTCGTCGCCGAGTTCATCGGCGGCATCAACCTGTTCGAAGGCCGCGTGCTGGCGCATGACGCCGACGCACGCGTGGCCCGCATCGCCTGCGACGCGGTGGACGGCGGCGCCCTGCTGGCCCGCCACGCCGACCCGCTGCCCGAAGGCACCGCCGTCAGCGTCGCGGTGCGTCCGGAGAAGATCGACGTGCACGAGTCACGCCCGCAGGCCGACAACGTGGCGGTGGGCAAGGTGCGCGACATCGCCTACCTCGGCGACGTCTCCATCTACCACGTCGAAACCGAGACAGGCGCGGTGATCCGGGTCCAGGAAACCCACGTCGAGCGCAGCTCCGAGCCGCACTACGACTGGGGCGAAACGCTGTGGCTGAGCTGGCCGGCCAGCGGCGCGGTGGTGCTGACCGCATGAGCAGCGCCCCCAACGGCACGTGGACGCAGCTGTGGGCGGAGGTCGTGCGCAACCTGTTCGGCTGGTTCCGTGCGGTCGGCACCGAGTTCCGCACCCGCCGCGGGCGCTTCCTCGTCACCATGCTGCCGATGCTGTGGCTGCTGCTGTTCTTCGCGGTGCCGTTCCTGATCGTGCTGAAGATCAGTTTCGCCGAGGCCGTGTTCGGGCAGTCGCCGCCGTACACGCCACTGGTGGAGCAGGCCGCCGATGGCGCCACCAGCCTTCGCCTGCACGCCGGCAGCTACGCGCTGCTGCTGCAGGACCCGCTGTACGTCGCCGCCTACCTGAAGTCGCTGCTGTTCGCCGGCGTGTCCACCCTGTTCTGCCTGCTGCTGGGCTACCCCATCGCCTACGGCATCGCCCGCGCGCGGCCAACATGGCGGATGCTGCTGCTGGTGCTGGTGATCCTGCCGTTCTGGACCAGCTCGCTGCTGCGCACCTACGCGATGATCGGCATGCTCAAGGCCAATGGCGTGCTGACCGGCGCGCTGGCCGCGATCGGACTGGTCGAACCCGGCACCGCGATCCTGCATACCGATCTCGCCGTGTACATCGGCATCGTCTACAACTACCTGCCCTTCATGATCCTGCCCCTGACCGCCACCCTGATGCGGCTGGACTTCGACCTGCTGGAGGCCGCCGCCGACCTCGGCGCCAGGCCATGGCAGGCGTTCGGGCGCATCACCCTGCCGCTGTCGATGCCCGGCATCATCGCCGGCAGCCTGCTGGTGTTCATCCCGGCGGTGGGCGAGTTCGTGATCCCCGACATCCTCGGTGGCCCCGACGCGCTGACCATCGGCCGGGTGCTG from Thermomonas sp. XSG encodes the following:
- a CDS encoding ABC transporter ATP-binding protein; this encodes MALAIRSAAPLEPWKDPAAQPFLRIEGITKTFGKLYACDDISLDVYRGEFFALLGGSGSGKSTLLRILAGLETPDRGRVLIDGVDVTALPPYQRPVNMMFQSYALFPHMSVAQNIAFGLKQDGLGAGEIKDRVQQMLELVQMPQLGARRPAQLSGGQRQRVALARALAKQPKLLLLDEPLGALDKRLRERTQFELVNIQERVGTTFVMVTHDQEEAMTMSSRIAVMDAGRIVQVSTPAALYEYPSTRFVAEFIGGINLFEGRVLAHDADARVARIACDAVDGGALLARHADPLPEGTAVSVAVRPEKIDVHESRPQADNVAVGKVRDIAYLGDVSIYHVETETGAVIRVQETHVERSSEPHYDWGETLWLSWPASGAVVLTA
- a CDS encoding ABC transporter permease subunit — translated: MLPMLWLLLFFAVPFLIVLKISFAEAVFGQSPPYTPLVEQAADGATSLRLHAGSYALLLQDPLYVAAYLKSLLFAGVSTLFCLLLGYPIAYGIARARPTWRMLLLVLVILPFWTSSLLRTYAMIGMLKANGVLTGALAAIGLVEPGTAILHTDLAVYIGIVYNYLPFMILPLTATLMRLDFDLLEAAADLGARPWQAFGRITLPLSMPGIIAGSLLVFIPAVGEFVIPDILGGPDALTIGRVLWTEFFTNRDWPLAAAVAVAMLLLLVIPTLLFEYVENRRERREAQA
- a CDS encoding polyamine ABC transporter substrate-binding protein, with amino-acid sequence MTLRLAPLACAVLLLTACGGKPDATDAAARPAGPEEKVLNVYNWSDYMAEDTIANFEKATGIKVNYDVYSENETLETKLTAGSSGYDVVFPSARPFAQRQIKAGLYLPLDKAKVPNLSHLDPAILQGLADIDPGNAYVVPYMWGTTGLGINVDKVKAALGENAPIDSWNLLFDPANAAKLAKCGISVLDDDQEAFGAALIWKGKDPNAGAADEIDTVKQVYAAIRPHIRTFNNAEYKDALANGDVCVAMGYSGDILGAADAAAEAAEATGKPAPDIRYVIPKEGAIRWVDVMAIPKDAKHPGNAQAFIDYLLDPKVSAAITDAVGYANPNKDATALVDPDIANNQGVYPPEAVRAKLVDPKSLPEAVQRQRVRAWTAIKSGR
- a CDS encoding acyl-CoA dehydrogenase C-terminal domain-containing protein; the protein is MSTYKAPLDDLRFALYDVLGAEALFARLGHADANRELVDAVLDEAARFSETVLAPLNRIGDEIGCSYDKATGNVTPPPGFKDAFDKFVEGGWTGLTNAPEHGGQGMPALLGGVLTEMVDSANLAWGNFPMLSHGAVKALETYGEDWQKTVFLEPLVAGKWTGTMCLTEPHCGTDLGLLKTRAEPIADGKYAITGTKIFITAGEHDLVPNIVHLVLAKLPDAPPGAKGISLFVVPKFKVARDGTVGERNAVRCGAIEHKMGIHGSATCVMNFDGAEGYLLGQPHKGLQAMFVMMNSARLGVGVQGLGLSERAYQNALRYARERLQSRSLSGPKNPDKPADPLLVHPDVRRMLLTQKALIEGGRLLSMQAYALLDQAEKAADPAERERAETLVSFLTPISKACLTEWSIENTYNALQCFGGHGYIHEHGMEQYARDARITTLYEGTTGIQSLDLIGRKTAATQGAGLKLFIAEVEAFAKQHEGDAALAEFIAPLRAKCGEWGKLTIETLTRAASNPEELGAASTDYLFYSGYVVLAYWWARSVAAANASDRPQAFKDAKRDTARFYFGRILPRTLAHKAAIEAGAGTLMAMPDEGFGAY